In Amblyomma americanum isolate KBUSLIRL-KWMA chromosome 8, ASM5285725v1, whole genome shotgun sequence, the DNA window ATGTAATTGATACATTATACAATCTATACATGTCTATACAATGACAAATACAAAAAGCCCATTGATGTATATAACTATCATAACAAAAGAACTGAGCATGCAGAAACAAGGCACAAAGAGACAAACACTTGGTCCTAAAGTAGCAACTCTAAAGAGTGGCAACAGTGTCTTACTAGTGACCCTTGGAACATCTGGCTGTTGGCTATATACAGTAGGTTTGTGAGCGGCTAGAAGATTGAAAAATGATGACTTTTAGCAACTTGAGGTTAAGAAAATTATTCCTAAAGAGGCAGCGTTTGAAAATAATCGCACAAGTAAATTATACTGCACCAGAGTATGAAAAGGCAAGTGCTATTCCATGACCAGAATTTACAAGACATCACAGGAGAGGCATTTATGGTAACGAGACCTACACACAACTTGTGCTGCATTAATAGCTGTGCTCAGCTGAAACcaatacatgaaaataaaattgaattttCAAAACACTGTTGGTATGGCATCATATAATGTGAACACAGCAAAACAAGAATtaagtagaaaaaaaatcgtAGAATACAGTTCCAGGTTAATTTCGACCGTCTAGAGTGAACACCCACGAAcgaaaatgcaaaaaatgcacaGCCGTTTCCGCATTTTTCTTCCACCAAAATGAGGGCCTGTTATGACGAGGATTCAATCCAATgcacagtggctcagtgtttagatCACTCAACTGCTGAGCCCGAGACACAGGTTCGATGGAGGTTAAACGCAAGAACGGATGTACTGCATATTGTCAATGGATgttaaagagcctcaggtggtGAAAATTAATGCAGAGTTCTCCACTAATGACGTCCATTATAGGCTATGTCGTGGGACATTAAAGCCCAAGCGAAACAACAATAGCAAAGTATTTTTGTCAAGATAAAAAGTTATATTAGTGAAAGTAGCCACTGTGGTAACACCAGCTGCATATCGTTAGAAGTGGATGCATTTCTGGCTGCTGTTAGAATAGACTTCAAATCATGTTCTGGGCTATGATCTTACAGAACACCTGCATATTGCAAGCTTAGGACCCACAAATCAACAGCAGTTGGTAGAAAACGTATTGCAAGCAATTTTTGGGGGGTGAATTAACCATTTCTGATGCAGAACaaacagtgaaagaagaaatgaaagtaAAACCCACAGTTCAAGTAGAAAACAGTTGCCTCACTGTCCTATTAGAAACTGCCAGAGAGCATTTTAAAAGAaattcttacaaaaaataactctcCATTGAACTCTATATAGTTGCATGGGACAACACTGGTAGAAAGCTCCACTAGTTGTTGAGAATTAGCATCCTCAGATTTCATTATGTGCTCTGTACTGAATGCACTACGGGACAAGAATTTGTTTGAAAGTAAAAAAATCCTTATATTGCCTGTTATGTCCTTAAAGGAGACAATGTGCTTTATTTTCACGCAGGTACCCAAACATGTCTGTAAGGCTGTACTGTCCGTCTTGTTTGGTCTTGAGTATTGCTCACTGTGAAACACAAGACCTGGAGACACAATAACTCGGTCATGTTCCACAACAGGGCCACTTATGATGTTGCCAACTTGGTCTCGAACAAGGTGAAGCAGTTGGTCAGATGCAGCTCGGGGCCTGCTGAGAAGTAAAGCACCTTTACTATTTGGTAGGCCAGCTTTTGTCAAGAACTTCAGAGTACGAGGGCTAGCTAAAGCCTTCAGACTCCTAAAGTTGCTGGCCATCATGAGGCGCTCTACAATCTGCAGCGGGGCACCTTTTGCTGATGTGACTAGCTGCTTAAGTTGCCCAATGTTGGACTCAAACGCAAAGCAAGAGTGTGCCCAAAGTGGTCCTTGGTGCACAGCACTCCGAGGAATGTGCAACAGCTGATGCACGTTGAATGTCATCTGTTTTTCTCCGTAGAGGAACTGCATATCAACAACAAACTTTACAAGGCAGTCCGTGCTAACAGCTATGTCACTCAAGGTCACTATGTCCTGCAGAAGAAGGGCAATACCCTTCACAAGTAATGCAAAATGTTTAAGGTATTGCCGTGGAAGGATGCCTTGCAAACATGGCAATGCAAAATACATAAGCCACTGCTGCTACTCTGAGGCTTTCCAGTACTTCCTCAGCAAAATTGAGCGCGGAAGACGTGGCACACAACGATGTGGCTTTATAGCACACAAACGCTCGTCTATCGCTGCCACTGTTTCCGGTGCCCCAATGTAGTGCTGCTCCCCTACATCAGAGAGCCAGTTCTCGGTTAACTGCCGCGACACACCCAGCAGCACACAATGCATATAATCTGGGGTAAAGCCCCAGATTATATTAAAGTGTGGAAGATTAATTAACGGTGTCAGGCCTTTTACACCCTGAACTGGTTGTCCAGTTCTAGCAACCTCGATCATCGTTGTCTTGGTGTCTTCAGCAGTCCTGTCAGGCACAACAGTATTCACAAGGTACTTGATGGTTCCTGTTTGGCATAGTAAGAAAAATGAAAACCACACAAATTTAGAACTTTATAAAGATTTCACACCATTCAGTGCTAAATTTTGGCACGTTTGTTCGCAACAGACTATTTCTGAGAATTCACTTCTACAATACATTTCTAAAAACTGTCAATGTGCAATGATCTTGAAAAATGATATTGCTGCTCCAAATAAGGTACAATTTTGCCTCTGAGCTGAGAAGTGGCAAGGCCAAATACACTATATACTAAGGTAGGTGCTTAAAGAAAAGCCGAAAATCTGCCTCAACACGTCTTATCAGAAAGCAGACACTGCATTCTCAGTTCCGTCATCTTCACTAACCTTCCACAGATGTCCCAGGGTTCAAACACCATCCACAGCCGTAGTAGCCATTGAACTGGGTCAAGTGCTGCATGGCCGCCCGTGCAGGTGCATCAGCACAGCAGCTGAAGCAGTATACCTGAATAAGCAAGCGCAACATTTTTTCTTTCGTGCTAAAAAAATCACAAATTACCAAATTTGCAACGAATGCTATATAATATAGACTATTCTATGTGCTCTAACAACATTAAGGCACTCTAAGTACAAAGTGAACATTTTATATAGTTTTCTAATTTGTTACCTTTGCTGTAATCCCGTATATGCACTCTGCCTTTAATCAACAGcagtagagtcactaaataaagtgaCTCTAAACTGCAGTATGATTGAGCACATGTATTGGCTGGCAACAATATCAAACGCTGCAAAATAGCGTCATGAGTAGCACTGCATGAGAACTTCACATCATTGCTCAGGTGCACTGGTGATGGCTTGAAATGGCAGGAAAAACAAGCTGCTCAACTTGTACCCTCATTATCTGCACTAAACTATTAATAGTTGTGCATGTCATTCATTCTCCATTGTATCTTTTTCTTCAAGTGCAGTGGATTCTATGCTGACTGAAGAAACCAGCTAGCCCAGCAACACACCTTACAAGTTACAGTTAGTCTACACACTCCATTTCAATACAAACCAGAATGGTCTGTAGCTCTACTGTTCGAACAGTTTCtattaacagaaaaaaattaccTTTGAGTGCACAGTTTCGTTGCCTGCCATCCATGTGATGCCGTTCGTTGACAAACTGTCCATTTGCTCCACAAATGTGTTTAATAGCAGTGTCATGTCCGGATGCTTCTGGCCATACCAGAGTGCAGATACAAGCACATTTTTCTGCCTAATGTGTGCTGGCAGTTCGTTCACAGTCATCTGAATTGGCCACACAGAAAATTTTGATGATTTGAAGACCGGGCTTCCGTCTGTATTAATAGTGAGGGTAAGGTCATTTTTGGAAGCCAATTTGTGCCTAAGCTCTCTATACAGGGAGCCATCAATTATGTCTGCCATCCCATTCTTGTCAACAGACAAACTCTGCTGTATGGACTCAAGTCTCTCATTAAGTGCACCAGCAACATCATGTCCAGAGAGTAAAGATGAAAGCAGCTTCACAATGGGCAGTGTTAAAAAAAAGTGTCCATCCTGCAGCATCTGCTGGCCGCTGTAGCGACGCCCGCACACAGAGCATGTTCCTCGCACTGCATTTCTCTCGGCAAGATCGCCAGTGGTCTCAACAAGCAGCTTCATGCAGTTTCCACAGTAGAAGTGGAAACGGGCGGCTTTAATTTCGGCCCCGACACTCTTTTTGAAGCGATACTTTGTCGCTGGTATATCGTGCCGAGCAAGCACGTGCATTATGAACCTTTGAAGGGCTTCGACTCCCTTCCACGGAAGGCCAAACTCCAAAACGAAGTTTACCGTTAATGCTAGCAAATCGTCCGCAGAAAAGCTACTGTCTTCTTGCGGCACTTCTGGTAAATCTTGATCGATGGGAGGGCCACTTGAAGTTGACACTTCATCCGCTGATACAGCGTACAAGTAGCCTTCAGCCGTAGTCTCGGCATCCTCTACGGGTTGTGTCTGTGCTGGCAGCTGCGCCCGCTGCGCGTCACTATGTGGAGTTGGTATCGAAGCCTCCGCATGACCGGGAAAGACACTGCTGTGCGGTTGAGTGACGTTGGTGGCCTGCTGCGGTACACGTGATTCCTGCGCGCGCCGGGCTGATCGCTGAAGATAAGTTTTTGTTGAATATGGGATGGAGGAGGCGCTGCCAGGGTTGAGGTATTCCTTCCTACGGCCCATACTCTATCCAGTGATGTTCCAATCAAACGTTGGACTCACGATGCAAGCACTCACTACTCAAAAATATACGCGACCAGGAACGCCAGCACGGTGACTCGAACTGCCGTTCAATGTTCGTCTTGGATTGGACTGGATGAAGTTGGATTGCAAGCTACCCAAGGGCACTCATTGTCCCACAACAGACGTATCAATTTCAAAACAAGTACTTGCTTGACTAATTATTATGCGTTCAGTCTAAATAATTGACTCGCATTATTAATTATGTTGTATAAAAATTATTTACTTATTAgttatttttttcagaaatttaCCACAATCAGCCGTGACGCCGGGCCCGCTGGCCACTATGGGCTGTTATTGTGTTTTGAGGACTCGGGAGTAGTGCGGTAGCGTGTTTGTTTCTGTGGTGCACGTCGTGCGTTTTTAAGGCTAAGTTTTCTTGCTTGTGCACTGTCGGGCACCATGTTTGCCGTTGTGCGTTTCCTTAGTGACCGCGACAATCGCCTGCACGTCATTCCCGTTGATGACATTGAGGACTTTGCACCAAAGAACGACAATGATTACGATAACCGCGCCGTATATTCCGCCTATTGGCGGGATTCGGTTGACGATACGAACAGCGGGCTATACAACGCTCAAGTTTTGTTGCTGGCAGGTATGTAACGTTGTAGTGTTATAGTAATGTTATGTACTGATATGTTGCCAATCCATAAATTCTCGTTTCTTAAAGAGAGCGAAAACGACGCCTGCAACAAAATGCGGGCAAAGCGGGTAATAATCCCAAAGATTACAGTGCAAGAGAGCACAGATGACGAGGAGtcgcaagcgaaaaaaaaaagggctgaAAAAAAGGTTGGTACAACTAAACTTTTGTTGCTTTTATGAGACATGCCAACTTTCGATATTGCCACATTTAAATTGTTTTCCGACGCGTTCCTATTCTTTCAGAGGCAAAAAAACGACAAGGGGAATGCAAAAAAAGTTCTGTAtgaagagatttaaaaaaaaaatcttgaagaCTTTCACAAAAAAGCGCAGTCTCTGCAGAACGTAGGAGCCCAGGTAAGGGTGGTTGTCTTTCTCTATATTTTGGGTTACAAAAGAAGTACTAACATCAAAATAAACTTTACGTAATGCAGTTTCATCCAAGGAAAAATAGGTATGACAGCACGTCGTCAGACAGTGATGACCTGTGTGCCAGAAGTGAACTGGTTAGCATGAAAAGGCAGAAGCAAGCCTGGAAAGGACGTGCCCAGGAGCTGCAGGAAAGCGAGCTCGAGAAGGAAAAAGAGTACTGGAAATCTCGCGCCCAGGAACTGCAGGACGACAACGTATTTTTGAAAGCGCAAGTTGCAAGCCTGCAAAGGTGCCTTGAAAGCAAAATTTTTCAGCGTAAGTGTTTTTTGTTCTCATGTAATATGTTTCAACATGACAGCTGATGTTCTTTTTGTAAACttgttcgtttttttcttctgtacagtcGAACAACAAGGGAAGGCGCACTACAGTCGAGGCATGACCACAGGTTTGTTTCCTGTTGGCACTTCATGTGATACTTTGGAAACTATGGATGGGTTACATGACTTATGCCATGATACAGCAGACTTTCCTCCCGCTTCATGaagtcagtttctttttttttttgccaaaacaaCTGGCCCAGCAGTATGTGCTAAGCAAATGCTATGAGAGGTTTGGTTGTACCTGGTGCACTTGCTGGGGCAGTGCAAAGAGTGCTTCACGTCATTTATTTGTTTTGCAAAAGTGCAGCAAGATGGCAGCATCTGTAAGTTAGAGAAGATACAACTGCCATGCTAATGAAATGACTGTTCTTTCTTGAAAAGTTGAGGGGGATAGGTAAAAGCAAAGTTGGGGCCGAACTGTGGAAGTGAGTAGTCAAGCCACATAACTTTTCTCAACAAAGCTGTTTCTGGGTCTGGTTTATGGCAACACTTCGGTGTGATTTTCTGTCTGAAAGTTCAAAGATAGCAAACTATCAGGTCTGCACTTGACCATTTGTTTTGGAAGCAGGCAGTGCTACGGCGCGCTTTACCTGCTTGAACTGGCACTGCACACTCGTGGTACTTTATGGGATGATTTCAGCGTGTACAGCCAAATTTAACAGGCTTGAGGTTTCAAGCAGCAAACTGACGTGGATGACACCTCTTCATAACATTTACTGTTACTCCCAACCCATTTTTGTTGCAGCACCTCCTGTGGCAGCTGCCGATGAAGACTTGGTTGGGCGTAAGTACTTTGGTTTTTCATGTAATTCCCTGCATTTAAAAACAGGAGGTACAGTTATTATCAGTATACCTTTTTTAACTTTAGAACCATTGGAGATCGACAACACGGCCCCCAGCAAATGCGCTCCCTGTGAGTAGTAGTTCTATTTTCATTGACGGTGCATTTGTCTTCAATTCAAAAGCACAAGTTTTAAATGTTTCTGAATTTTGTGCAGTGCCGTGCTTGTCTGCTGCTACAGAAGCAGAAGAGCGCACTAGCAGTCCgggagaagagcagcagcagcagcacttccTTACACCTCCAGGTAAGCAGTAGGCTCAGATATCACCTCAAACATTATTAACTTTGTTTTGTGTATGACATGACAAGGATTCTTATTTTTCTCTCTTGTAGCTCCAACTGGAGAATTCTGTTATATGGAAGATGGTTCTGTGAGTAATACTATGCCAATAAGTTAAACATACTCAATGGATCTTAAATAATGCAGCTGACTCCAAAATCCTATTGTCTGCAGTATGTTTACcgtatttttattttacaaacGCAAGGGCTTTTCTAGGCATGCTCAAGTTTACAATTTCAATTCGTGCACGTTCGGCAAACATGAACGCCTGCGTGACCTGAGCGCATTTATCCTTTTTATGTGGGGCAATAGCAAGGAGCACATTATTATTCATGTGCTACATCCTAATAATGGCGTGAaatatacattggccaaacagttTCTTAGTTTGGTTGTACAGTTACCAGAAGCAACATGCAGTGGTTTTCATGTTTCATTGTTGCTTACAGTACAGTTATTATCCTCGGCATTTTCATTTCTTGAGTTCATGGCCATAAATTAATGCTGAGGGCAGCTGTTGTCATagtcttttatttatttgaatgccttttttcttcttgtgaCCTCAACCAAGCTGTAACTAAATTTCCTCCATTATTTTCCTCTTTTCACAGTTCCATTTGAAAAAAGGCATCGTAATAAGTGGCGCATGTGCtgagaaaatatttaaaaataaaaaaccaACTTTGGTTATTAAGGACACAGCACAAGCAATATGGGGAAATGATGTCCTTGTAACCAGGAGTGTGACGGGGACTGCTTGTTCCAAGAAGAGAGCGTTGGGGGAGCTGCCAAAGCAACCCCTGACGCCTGAGAAACTACTTGTTGTTTCAGGTACAGCTGGCATGAATAATTTCTGTTGCCTGCACTGTTGCGTGCCATAAGTGATCTTTTTGCAGCCTGGCAGCATGAACAAAAATGCAGTAGCAGGATTCATGTTTTTGGCATAGCATGTTGCCAAACTACCTCTGTCAATATATATTACGTGAGCACAGAGGTCCTTGTACTTAGTAATATATGAATTATCAAAATTGTATATCGCTACACCCCAAGCCTCTGCATTCAGGTAAATTTGAATGGGGTGCATTACACTGGCTGCTGTGTTCCTACAGTATTCTGGTGCACATGAAACTGCACTGCTTCAGATGACATACAGGAAAGCTTGGTTTGGTGGTTTTTTATAAAGCTGACAAGCAATGTGCATTTCCGTCTAGTGTTGAAGCCTTTATGCCATAAATCTAATTCATGGCTGACTGCCAAGCTCCAGCTGCATAACTGGCAGTCGTAGTTGCTGCAACAACTGGTATTTGTTTTCTAATGCTGGAAAATGACTTGTCTCTTTA includes these proteins:
- the LOC144101990 gene encoding BEN domain-containing protein 5-like isoform X2 produces the protein MKRQKQAWKGRAQELQESELEKEKEYWKSRAQELQDDNVFLKAQVASLQRCLESKIFQLEQQGKAHYSRGMTTAPPVAAADEDLVGQPLEIDNTAPSKCAPLPCLSAATEAEERTSSPGEEQQQQHFLTPPAPTGEFCYMEDGSFHLKKGIVISGACAEKIFKNKKPTLVIKDTAQAIWGNDVLVTRSVTGTACSKKRALGELPKQPLTPEKLLVVSETLKYWGVQKSVSTEEAEKTLTRTLTEKIQDLLKSKLRRQIKF
- the LOC144101990 gene encoding BEN domain-containing protein 5-like isoform X1, with product MKRQKQAWKGRAQELQESELEKEKEYWKSRAQELQDDNVFLKAQVASLQRCLESKIFQLEQQGKAHYSRGMTTAPPVAAADEDLVGRKYFGFSCNSLHLKTGGTVIISIPFLTLEPLEIDNTAPSKCAPLPCLSAATEAEERTSSPGEEQQQQHFLTPPAPTGEFCYMEDGSFHLKKGIVISGACAEKIFKNKKPTLVIKDTAQAIWGNDVLVTRSVTGTACSKKRALGELPKQPLTPEKLLVVSETLKYWGVQKSVSTEEAEKTLTRTLTEKIQDLLKSKLRRQIKF
- the LOC144101989 gene encoding uncharacterized protein LOC144101989, whose translation is MGRRKEYLNPGSASSIPYSTKTYLQRSARRAQESRVPQQATNVTQPHSSVFPGHAEASIPTPHSDAQRAQLPAQTQPVEDAETTAEGYLYAVSADEVSTSSGPPIDQDLPEVPQEDSSFSADDLLALTVNFVLEFGLPWKGVEALQRFIMHVLARHDIPATKYRFKKSVGAEIKAARFHFYCGNCMKLLVETTGDLAERNAVRGTCSVCGRRYSGQQMLQDGHFFLTLPIVKLLSSLLSGHDVAGALNERLESIQQSLSVDKNGMADIIDGSLYRELRHKLASKNDLTLTINTDGSPVFKSSKFSVWPIQMTVNELPAHIRQKNVLVSALWYGQKHPDMTLLLNTFVEQMDSLSTNGITWMAGNETVHSKVYCFSCCADAPARAAMQHLTQFNGYYGCGWCLNPGTSVEGTIKYLVNTVVPDRTAEDTKTTMIEVARTGQPVQGVKGLTPLINLPHFNIIWGFTPDYMHCVLLGVSRQLTENWLSDVGEQHYIGAPETVAAIDERLCAIKPHRCVPRLPRSILLRKYWKASE